In one window of Primulina tabacum isolate GXHZ01 chromosome 8, ASM2559414v2, whole genome shotgun sequence DNA:
- the LOC142554596 gene encoding uncharacterized protein LOC142554596, with amino-acid sequence MIIKIRGELSSWDKYGGSWRLEQRTGAARLKKQLKTRWTIQKLIDEQLTRFQAHYIRATGPTKLSDMAQLLIPKWSPSHELAAVSWLGDWRPSTILELLRSLINSLSNPFGVEHALSQLINDIRIEEAVIDEEITEIQATCVLHLPFGPVEGSGTDLARVKSEFKKIYRVVAKAQLLRVKAVELVVKKVLCQTDAAEFLVAFAGIQDVIHEIAMKASKGPVSIKGLGV; translated from the exons ATGATTATAAAGATTC GTGGAGAGTTAAGTTCTTGGGACAAATATGGAGGATCATGGAGGCTAGAGCAGAGGACTGGAGCAGCAAGGCTAAAGAAACAGCTCAAAACAAGATGGACCATTCAGAAACTGATTGATGAACAACTGACCCGATTTCAGGCACATTACATCAGGGCTACGGGCCCAACTAAACTATCAGATATGGCCCAACTTCTCATACCCAAGTGGTCTCCGAGCCACGAACTGGCCGCGGTGTCATGGCTTGGCGACTGGCGGCCCTCCACCATCCTGGAGCTGTTACGGTCATTGATCAACTCCTTATCCAACCCTTTCGGAGTAGAGCACGCCCTGTCGCAGCTGATCAATGATATACGTATCGAGGAGGCAGTGATCGACGAGGAAATTACCGAGATTCAAGCCACTTGTGTCCTTCACCTCCCGTTCGGCCCAGTCGAGGGAAGTGGGACAGATTTGGCTCGTGTCAAGTCCGAGTTCAAGAAAATCTATCGAGTTGTAGCTAAGGCACAACTCCTCAG GGTAAAAGCAGTGGAATTAGTGGTTAAGAAGGTTTTATGCCAGACCGATGCAGCTGAGTTCCTCGTTGCATTCGCCGGAATCCAGGACGTCATCCACGAAATCGCTATGAAAGCGAGTAAGGGTCCAGTTAGTATCAAGGGACTTGGAGTTTAA